In the genome of Prevotella sp. HUN102, one region contains:
- a CDS encoding PD-(D/E)XK nuclease family protein: MQTFLKQVAKDLIQKHGTDLAHIAVVFPNKRASLFLNSELAKLSEGPMWSPAYITISELFRQQSTFTVADPIKSLCDLYKSYTKITGSTEDLDQFYGWGQLLLGDFDDIDKNMADAELVFRNIRDIHELDTVSYLTDEQKAELKRFFSNFTGSDEGIRRKFIDLWSKLHAVFTDFKERLRAQNLAYEGMLYREVVESQNLPDQYEKYIFVGFNVLQTVEQKLFKALRKEGKALFYWDYDDYYLQPMNEAGAYIRKWLSIFPNELSEVKEELYNNFKEKKDITFISAPTENLQARYITHWLEENKRYLDGKRTAIVMCDENLLQTVIHCIPGENVEDVNVTTGYPLQQTPIASMVAQLINLQTEGYSQRENAYRLHHINRVLRHPYGKFITDEADALLRKFNSTKQYYIKAAENSIFRHVEHDRQHLQQFVAWLSEIVRMIAKNGRMQDDQLFSESVFRMYTLLNRLAELMAAGDLEANFTIFRRLLNQLIASTNIPFHGEPARGVQIMGVLETRNLDFDHVLLLSCNEGNMPKGVDDTSFIPHFIRKAYELTTIDNKVAIYSYYFHSLLQRAKDVTILYNNSTQGSKTGEMSRFMLQMMVELGQPIRRLALQAGQEPMQGTATDIAKDAVVVEKLNEISYFSPTALNTYQRCQLMFYYKYIGGLAESDDSDEDDIDGRVFGNIFHLAAELMYEQLLPREVITRENIEYVLKTGKSAQSVTTGNHQSTFDDVISEAFARELFLQKKGTKQHPKLNGLQLINREVVEKYLRQLLRLDARIAPMRVIKHEFDIFKEVEIEVNGTRKKLKIGGRVDRLDEVGTGTSRPRLRVVDYKTGNKVAKELGSVEEIFNPANIHDKKSDYTLQALLYSIIESTDDEEHNLAHLPVSPALLFIQHAGGDDYSPVLSLGKKRIDRAEDYADEFFTLLKAKMEEIFNKDIPFKPTETLRTCEYCPYRQLCGR; encoded by the coding sequence ATGCAGACATTTCTCAAGCAAGTAGCAAAAGACCTGATACAGAAACACGGCACCGACCTCGCCCACATAGCAGTGGTTTTCCCGAACAAGCGCGCCTCGCTCTTCCTCAATAGCGAACTGGCGAAGCTGTCGGAAGGCCCTATGTGGAGCCCTGCTTACATCACTATTTCCGAACTTTTCCGTCAGCAATCCACGTTTACGGTGGCCGACCCCATCAAGAGTCTGTGCGATTTATACAAGAGTTACACCAAGATTACGGGCAGCACGGAAGACCTCGACCAGTTCTATGGTTGGGGACAACTGCTGTTAGGCGACTTCGACGACATAGACAAGAATATGGCCGATGCCGAATTGGTGTTCAGAAACATAAGGGATATCCACGAACTGGACACGGTCAGCTATCTCACAGACGAGCAGAAGGCCGAGCTGAAGCGATTCTTCTCGAACTTTACCGGCAGCGACGAGGGCATCCGCCGCAAGTTCATCGACCTATGGAGCAAGCTGCACGCCGTGTTCACAGACTTTAAGGAACGCCTCCGTGCGCAGAATCTGGCCTACGAAGGTATGTTGTATCGCGAAGTAGTGGAAAGTCAGAACCTTCCCGACCAGTATGAAAAGTACATTTTCGTGGGTTTCAACGTGTTGCAGACTGTTGAGCAGAAACTCTTCAAGGCTTTGCGAAAGGAAGGCAAGGCTCTGTTCTACTGGGATTACGACGACTATTATCTCCAGCCGATGAATGAAGCCGGCGCATATATCCGTAAATGGCTGAGCATTTTCCCGAACGAACTCAGCGAGGTAAAGGAAGAACTCTACAACAACTTTAAGGAAAAGAAAGACATTACCTTCATTTCTGCCCCGACGGAAAACCTCCAAGCACGCTACATCACGCATTGGCTGGAGGAAAACAAACGCTATCTCGACGGCAAGCGCACGGCTATTGTGATGTGCGATGAGAATCTTTTACAGACCGTGATACATTGTATTCCGGGCGAAAACGTAGAGGATGTGAACGTAACCACGGGCTATCCGTTGCAGCAAACACCGATAGCATCGATGGTGGCGCAGCTCATCAATCTGCAGACCGAGGGTTATTCGCAGCGCGAAAATGCTTATCGGCTGCACCACATCAACCGGGTTCTGCGCCATCCTTACGGAAAATTCATTACTGATGAGGCCGATGCGCTGCTGCGCAAATTCAATTCCACGAAGCAGTATTACATCAAGGCAGCCGAAAACTCCATATTCCGACACGTTGAGCACGACAGGCAACACCTCCAACAATTCGTTGCGTGGCTGTCTGAAATCGTGCGGATGATTGCAAAAAACGGCAGAATGCAGGACGACCAACTGTTCAGCGAGTCTGTTTTCCGAATGTACACCCTGCTGAACAGGCTTGCCGAACTGATGGCTGCGGGCGACTTGGAAGCCAACTTCACGATATTCAGACGCCTGCTCAACCAACTCATCGCATCGACAAACATTCCCTTCCACGGCGAACCTGCACGAGGCGTGCAGATAATGGGCGTGCTGGAAACGCGAAATCTCGACTTCGACCACGTGCTGCTGCTCTCCTGCAACGAGGGCAATATGCCGAAGGGCGTAGACGATACGTCGTTTATCCCTCACTTCATCCGTAAGGCCTACGAACTTACCACCATCGACAACAAAGTGGCGATTTACAGCTATTATTTCCACAGTCTGTTGCAGCGTGCCAAGGACGTAACCATACTCTACAACAACTCCACACAGGGCAGCAAGACAGGCGAAATGAGCCGGTTTATGTTGCAGATGATGGTGGAACTCGGACAGCCGATTCGCCGATTGGCACTGCAAGCCGGACAGGAACCGATGCAGGGCACTGCAACCGACATTGCGAAAGACGCCGTTGTGGTGGAGAAACTCAACGAGATATCCTATTTTTCGCCGACGGCACTCAACACCTATCAGCGTTGCCAACTGATGTTCTACTATAAATACATAGGAGGACTGGCGGAAAGCGACGACAGCGACGAGGACGACATAGACGGCCGTGTCTTCGGAAACATCTTCCATCTGGCTGCCGAACTGATGTACGAGCAGTTGCTGCCTCGTGAGGTCATCACGCGGGAAAATATAGAATATGTGCTGAAAACAGGCAAGTCGGCACAATCCGTTACCACGGGCAACCATCAATCCACCTTCGACGACGTGATTTCCGAAGCCTTTGCGCGCGAGCTTTTCCTTCAGAAAAAGGGCACAAAGCAGCATCCTAAGCTCAATGGTCTGCAACTGATTAACCGTGAAGTGGTGGAGAAGTATCTCCGACAGTTGCTCCGTCTCGATGCAAGGATTGCGCCGATGCGCGTCATAAAGCACGAGTTCGATATATTTAAAGAGGTGGAAATCGAGGTAAATGGCACCCGAAAGAAACTGAAGATAGGAGGACGTGTGGACAGGCTCGACGAAGTGGGAACGGGAACGAGCCGACCTCGGTTGCGTGTGGTGGACTACAAGACGGGCAACAAGGTGGCAAAGGAACTCGGAAGTGTGGAGGAAATCTTTAATCCGGCCAACATTCACGACAAGAAGAGCGACTACACGCTTCAGGCTTTGCTTTACAGCATCATAGAATCTACCG